The DNA sequence TAATGTATTCTGCGTTCTCCAGTTTTTCCAGCCATCTCGAGGGAATTGCCTCTATGCCCCACCAGGCCCCTGCAATGGCCCCCGCCATGGCAGCAATGGTATCGCAATCCCCTCCGAGGCTTATTGCCCCGGTTACGGTCTTTTCAAAAGAGTCTCCAGTCAAAAAGCAATATACTGCCGTGGGCACAGAATTAAAGGCTTCTACTCCATTGCCCAGTTCCCGAACCACCTCCCGCCTGTCCCCCCTCAGTGCAAGTTCGGGGATTTTCCCCAGCTTGCTTCGATATACTTCCGGAAGCGAGAAGGCGCTCAGATAATCTAAAAGATCGCTCCTCCGCCCCTCCGATCCGTAAACTACGGCAAAGGCTACGGCTGCAGCAATTACGACGGCACCGTCTTTCGCAAGGGGGTGCGTATGGGTGATGCGGCTACAGAGATAGGCGGCTTCTCTTATTTTTTCAGGGTTCCTGTGGTAAAACAAGCCCACCGGGGCGATGCGCATTGCCGCGCCGTTGCCGTAGGATCCTCCGGGAAAGACCTCCTCGGCGGCCGAATACCAGGGTATTCCGGATTCTATTCTCCGGAAGACCTCCGGGGGTCCGGGACCGTAGCCTCGCCAGGGCTCCTTCCGAAAGTTTCGTACAAAGGTTTTTGCCATGTGTTCGCCGTCCAGGCCCCGGCATGCGATTAGAGACTCGGCTACCCCTATCGCCATGTGGGTATCATCGGTATAACGCAAAAGCTCAAGACTGCTGGCAATCTTCTCGATCTCGCCGCCTCTTACCGTGTATCTACCTTCAAAAGGCGCACCAAGGGCATCTCCAAGGGCGAGCCCGAGAAGACAACCCGTAAACTTTTCGGCTCTTACTTTTGTGCACAAGGGCCGCATACCGTAACAGAAGATGCAAAATTGCGACAGGAGTGGATTTTCTCTTGATTCTTATACGAGGCTTTCGCTATATGATCAACTGTCTGCGTGGAGTCACAAAAGGGAGCGTTCACATCATGAAAACTCCTTTTTCCGGTTTTTGCTTTTACTTTTTTAGTTAGGGGTCTGCCCGAAGGCGGCTGTCGGGCAGACCCCGTAAGGGCTGCCCGCGGCCGAAGTTAAATCGTAAAAGCCGTGGGCTAAAAACCCACGGCTTTTCGTTTTGTGAAACTTTATTAACAAGGAGGTGCACCATGCGAGCGGAGAAGTACAACAGAAAATCTCTGGTGGCAAGTGTTTTTGTAGGAATTGTTGTAACCCTTTTTCTTTTCTATTGTCGGCTACCGATTGGGCTTTGTGCAGAAGAGGCTTACAAAATCGGTGCCGTCTTCTCGGTGACCGGGGTTGCGTCCTTTCTGGGAGAGCCTGAGAAGAAGACTGCTGAAATGGTTGTTGATCAAATCAATGCGTCGGGTGGTATAAACGGCCACAGGGTTGAACTCATAGTCTACGATGACGAAAGCGATGCAACCAAAGCGACGCTTGCGGTAAAGCGGTTAATCAAGAAAGACGGTGTTTCCGTAATTATAGGCCCGACCAGAAGCGGTGAGAGCCTTGCCGTTGCGCCCATTGCGGAAAAGGAGCAGGTTCCTCTTATTTCCTGTGCGGCAAGCTACAAAATTGTTACCCCTGTTGAAGAGCGGCGCTGGATTTTCAAGACGGCTCCATCGGACAGTCATGCTGTGGAACGAATTTACGAACACATGAAAAGCAAGGGCTACAAGAAGATCGCAATTCTTTCGGTGTCAACGGGCTTTGGAGCAAGCGGGCGGGAAGAGTTGCTTCGATATGCAGAGCAGTATGGGCTTGAGATCGTTGCCGATGAAAGATACGGTCCCAAGGATACGGATCTCACGGCTCAATTCACCAAAGTCAGGTCTCTTGAGCCTGATGCCATTGTTAACTGGTCCATAGGCCCCACTCAGATCCTTGCCGTAAAGACCTGGAGAGATCTGGGTATGACTTCAATTCCTCTTTATCAAAGCCATGGATTCGGAAGCAGAAAAAACCTGGAACTCCTGGGTGATGCCGCCAACGGTGTTTTCTTCCCCATTTCTGCCGTCGTTGTGGGCGATCTGCTTCCCGATTCTCATCCCCAGAAGCAGGTTATTATGGATTACTGGAACGAATACCGTAGAAGGTACAACGAGCCGGTTTCTTCTTTCGGCGGCCATGCCTGGGATGCCATCCAGCTTGCCATTTCTGCTCTTAAGGCCGTCGGGCCTGATAGGGCAAAGATAAGAGACTACCTCGAAAATCTTACCGGATTTGTGGGGCAAAGCGGCGTTTTCAATTTTTCCCCAGAGGATCACAATGGACTGAGCAAGAAAGATCTGGTAATGGTAGTCGTCCGCGATCAGGAGTGGGTATTGGCGGAATAGTTACCTGAAGGAGACACGGCGGAAGCAGTTTCATGGACTGGCTTCAGTACCTTTTTGCAGGTGTGACCATCGGAGCGATCTACGCACTCGTTGCCATCGGCTACAACATCATCTACAACGTTACGGAAATAATAAACTTTGCTCAGGGCGAATTCGTGATGCTGGGAGGGCTTTTCGCAGTCTTTTACTGCGAAACCCTCCACTTACCCCTGTGGTTGGCCTTTGTCGGAGCCGTTGTAACGGTGGGGTTTATCGGTTTCTGCTTCGACCGCTTTATAATCCGCCAGGCCCGCAATGTCTCGGTCCTTTCGCTGATAATAGTCACCATAGCCTTCTCGATTATTCTGAAGGGTGGGGCCATGCTGGCATGGGGAAAAGATCCCTATGGACTTCCTCCTTTCACTCCAGGTCCTCCCATCATCATTGGCGGGGCTGCCCTGCAGAAACAGTCCCTGTGGATCATGGGTATTGGGGCCCTGATTGTGGCTGCCCTTTCGCTCTTCTTTCACAGGTCCTATTACGGCAAGGCCATGTGTGCCTGTGCCGATAATCCCGACGCAGCAAGAATGATGGGCATTCCGGTTAAAAAGATGATTCTGCTTTCTTTTGTGCTCAGCGCTGTAATAGGGGCGGCAGGAGGGGTTATCGTCACTCCTCTTTCTCTTATGGAGTACGACCGGGGGGCGTTGCTGGGGCTCAAGGGCTTTGGAGCCGCAGTTCTGGGGGGACTGGGCAATTTCTGGGGTGCCCTTATTGCGGGTCTTATTCTGGGCGTTGGTGAGTCCTTCTGTGCGGGCTATCTGTCCTCGGGATATAAGGACGCCGTAGCCCTTGTGGTACTGCTTCTTGTTCTCTTCGTAAGGCCTCAGGGGCTTTTCGGGAGTACCGAGGCTGCCGGGGTAAAAAGGTTTTAATTCAAAGGGTAGTATAAGATGGATTATTCCCGTTCGGAAGTGAAATTCGGAATATATCTCGTCGCCGTAATAATTCTTCCTTTTCTCTTTCAAGGTATTCAGCCCATAAGCCACTACATAGACGTAATGATATTTGCCGGGATATTCGCTCTGGTGACTCTGGGACTTTCACTTCTCATGGGCTATTCAGGACAGATCTCTCTGGCCCAGGCAGCCTTTATGGGAATAGGGGCTTATTCCACAGGGGTACTGACAACCCTTTATTCGTGGCCTTCGATGGCGGCCCTGATTGCAGGAATGGCTCTTACCGGCGCCGTTGCCTTTATTGTGGGCCTTCCCTCGTTGAAGCTGAAAGGCCACTACCTTGCAATGGCTACACTCGGGTTTGGGGTCATCGTCCACATCGTTTTCAACGAAGAAGTGGAGCTTACCGGGGGACCCTCAGGGCTCGTGGGGATAGATACGTTAAAAATCGCTACGTGGCGCGTGGACTCACCTCTGG is a window from the Thermodesulforhabdus norvegica genome containing:
- a CDS encoding ADP-ribosylglycohydrolase family protein → MCTKVRAEKFTGCLLGLALGDALGAPFEGRYTVRGGEIEKIASSLELLRYTDDTHMAIGVAESLIACRGLDGEHMAKTFVRNFRKEPWRGYGPGPPEVFRRIESGIPWYSAAEEVFPGGSYGNGAAMRIAPVGLFYHRNPEKIREAAYLCSRITHTHPLAKDGAVVIAAAVAFAVVYGSEGRRSDLLDYLSAFSLPEVYRSKLGKIPELALRGDRREVVRELGNGVEAFNSVPTAVYCFLTGDSFEKTVTGAISLGGDCDTIAAMAGAIAGAWWGIEAIPSRWLEKLENAEYIKSLARKIYKLTVD
- a CDS encoding ABC transporter substrate-binding protein is translated as MRAEKYNRKSLVASVFVGIVVTLFLFYCRLPIGLCAEEAYKIGAVFSVTGVASFLGEPEKKTAEMVVDQINASGGINGHRVELIVYDDESDATKATLAVKRLIKKDGVSVIIGPTRSGESLAVAPIAEKEQVPLISCAASYKIVTPVEERRWIFKTAPSDSHAVERIYEHMKSKGYKKIAILSVSTGFGASGREELLRYAEQYGLEIVADERYGPKDTDLTAQFTKVRSLEPDAIVNWSIGPTQILAVKTWRDLGMTSIPLYQSHGFGSRKNLELLGDAANGVFFPISAVVVGDLLPDSHPQKQVIMDYWNEYRRRYNEPVSSFGGHAWDAIQLAISALKAVGPDRAKIRDYLENLTGFVGQSGVFNFSPEDHNGLSKKDLVMVVVRDQEWVLAE
- a CDS encoding branched-chain amino acid ABC transporter permease — encoded protein: MDWLQYLFAGVTIGAIYALVAIGYNIIYNVTEIINFAQGEFVMLGGLFAVFYCETLHLPLWLAFVGAVVTVGFIGFCFDRFIIRQARNVSVLSLIIVTIAFSIILKGGAMLAWGKDPYGLPPFTPGPPIIIGGAALQKQSLWIMGIGALIVAALSLFFHRSYYGKAMCACADNPDAARMMGIPVKKMILLSFVLSAVIGAAGGVIVTPLSLMEYDRGALLGLKGFGAAVLGGLGNFWGALIAGLILGVGESFCAGYLSSGYKDAVALVVLLLVLFVRPQGLFGSTEAAGVKRF
- a CDS encoding branched-chain amino acid ABC transporter permease, which gives rise to MDYSRSEVKFGIYLVAVIILPFLFQGIQPISHYIDVMIFAGIFALVTLGLSLLMGYSGQISLAQAAFMGIGAYSTGVLTTLYSWPSMAALIAGMALTGAVAFIVGLPSLKLKGHYLAMATLGFGVIVHIVFNEEVELTGGPSGLVGIDTLKIATWRVDSPLEWYFLVWGLVTAVIVFSHNLAHSRIGRAFLAIHADEKAAGAMGISVSRYKVQVFVLSAVLASLAGSLYAHYVEFISPSSFDLLWSIRFVLMVMVGGMNNLWGALFGTVLLTFLSNEWLHVFAEWEMIIYGAILLTITLFVPEGIVPALSKLVRRRT